A region from the Vulpes lagopus strain Blue_001 chromosome 5, ASM1834538v1, whole genome shotgun sequence genome encodes:
- the RDH14 gene encoding retinol dehydrogenase 14 isoform X2 yields the protein MAVAAVAALLAALSGVLWLAARRFVGPGVQQLHGGGDSGLMHGKTVLITGANSGLGRATAAALLRLGARVIMGCRDRARAEEAAGQLRRELRQAGGREPGSDGGAAGELVVRELDLASLRSVRAFCQEEEPRLDVLINNAGIFQCPYMKTEDGFEMQFGVNHLGHFLLTNLLLGLLKNSAPSRIVVVSSKLYKYGDINFEDLNSEQSYNKSFCYSRSKLANILFTRELARRLEGTNVTVNVLHPGIVRTNLGRHIHIPLLVRPLFNLVSWAFFKTPVEGAQTSVYLASSPEVEGVSGKYFGDCKEEELLPKAMDESVARKLWDISEVMVGILK from the exons ATGGCCGTGGCCGCGGTAGCGGCACTCCTGGCCGCACTGAGTGGGGTCCTGTGGCTGGCGGCCCGGCGGTTCGTGGGGCCCGGCGTCCAGCAGCTGCACGGAGGCGGGGACTCGGGCCTCATGCACGGGAAGACCGTGCTGATCACCGGGGCGAACAGCGGCCTGGGCCGCGCCACCGCCGCCGCGCTGCTGCGCCTGGGCGCGCGGGTGATCATGGGCTGCCGCGACCGCGCGCGCGCCGAGGAGGCGGCGGGGCAGCTCCGCCGCGAGCTGCGCCAGGCCGGGGGCCGCGAGCCGGGCTCTGACGGCGGCGCGGCCGGCGAGCTGGTCGTCAGGGAGCTGGACCTCGCCTCGCTGCGCTCGGTGCGCGCCTTCTGTCAGGAG GAAGAACCTAGACTGGACGTCTTAATCAACAACGCAGGGATCTTCCAGTGCCCTTACATGAAGACCGAAGATGGGTTTGAGATGCAGTTTGGAGTGAACCATCTGGGGCACTTTCTACTTACCAATCTTCTCCTTGGACTCCTCAAAAATTCAGCTCCTAGCAGGATTGTGGTAGTTTCTTCCAAACTTTATAAATATGGAGACATCAACTTTGAAGACTTGAACAGTGAACAGAGCTATAATAAAAGCTTTTGTTATAGTCGGAGCAAACTGGCTAACATTCTTTTTACCAGAGAACTAGCCCGCCGCTTAGAAGGCACAAACGTTACTGTCAACGTATTACATCCTGGTATTGTGCGGACGAATCTTGGCAGGCACATACACATTCCACTGTTGGTCAGACCACTTTTCAATTTGGTGTCCTGGGCTTTTTTCAAAACCCCAGTAGAAGGCGCCCAGACTTCAGTTTATCTAGCCTCTTCACCTGAGGTAGAGGGTGTGTCAGGAAAGTACTTTGGAGATTGTAAAGAGGAAGAGCTATTGCCGAAAGCTATGGATGAGTCTGTTGCTAGAAAACTCTGGGATATCAGCGAAGTCATGGTTGGCATATTAAAATAG
- the RDH14 gene encoding retinol dehydrogenase 14 isoform X1, which yields MAVAAVAALLAALSGVLWLAARRFVGPGVQQLHGGGDSGLMHGKTVLITGANSGLGRATAAALLRLGARVIMGCRDRARAEEAAGQLRRELRQAGGREPGSDGGAAGELVVRELDLASLRSVRAFCQEVLQEEPRLDVLINNAGIFQCPYMKTEDGFEMQFGVNHLGHFLLTNLLLGLLKNSAPSRIVVVSSKLYKYGDINFEDLNSEQSYNKSFCYSRSKLANILFTRELARRLEGTNVTVNVLHPGIVRTNLGRHIHIPLLVRPLFNLVSWAFFKTPVEGAQTSVYLASSPEVEGVSGKYFGDCKEEELLPKAMDESVARKLWDISEVMVGILK from the exons ATGGCCGTGGCCGCGGTAGCGGCACTCCTGGCCGCACTGAGTGGGGTCCTGTGGCTGGCGGCCCGGCGGTTCGTGGGGCCCGGCGTCCAGCAGCTGCACGGAGGCGGGGACTCGGGCCTCATGCACGGGAAGACCGTGCTGATCACCGGGGCGAACAGCGGCCTGGGCCGCGCCACCGCCGCCGCGCTGCTGCGCCTGGGCGCGCGGGTGATCATGGGCTGCCGCGACCGCGCGCGCGCCGAGGAGGCGGCGGGGCAGCTCCGCCGCGAGCTGCGCCAGGCCGGGGGCCGCGAGCCGGGCTCTGACGGCGGCGCGGCCGGCGAGCTGGTCGTCAGGGAGCTGGACCTCGCCTCGCTGCGCTCGGTGCGCGCCTTCTGTCAGGAGGTGCTCCAG GAAGAACCTAGACTGGACGTCTTAATCAACAACGCAGGGATCTTCCAGTGCCCTTACATGAAGACCGAAGATGGGTTTGAGATGCAGTTTGGAGTGAACCATCTGGGGCACTTTCTACTTACCAATCTTCTCCTTGGACTCCTCAAAAATTCAGCTCCTAGCAGGATTGTGGTAGTTTCTTCCAAACTTTATAAATATGGAGACATCAACTTTGAAGACTTGAACAGTGAACAGAGCTATAATAAAAGCTTTTGTTATAGTCGGAGCAAACTGGCTAACATTCTTTTTACCAGAGAACTAGCCCGCCGCTTAGAAGGCACAAACGTTACTGTCAACGTATTACATCCTGGTATTGTGCGGACGAATCTTGGCAGGCACATACACATTCCACTGTTGGTCAGACCACTTTTCAATTTGGTGTCCTGGGCTTTTTTCAAAACCCCAGTAGAAGGCGCCCAGACTTCAGTTTATCTAGCCTCTTCACCTGAGGTAGAGGGTGTGTCAGGAAAGTACTTTGGAGATTGTAAAGAGGAAGAGCTATTGCCGAAAGCTATGGATGAGTCTGTTGCTAGAAAACTCTGGGATATCAGCGAAGTCATGGTTGGCATATTAAAATAG
- the RDH14 gene encoding retinol dehydrogenase 14 isoform X3 has product MAVAAVAALLAALSGVLWLAARRFVGPGVQQLHGGGDSGLMHGKTVLITGANSGLGRATAAALLRLGARVIMGCRDRARAEEAAGQLRRELRQAGGREPGSDGGAAGELVVRELDLASLRSEEPRLDVLINNAGIFQCPYMKTEDGFEMQFGVNHLGHFLLTNLLLGLLKNSAPSRIVVVSSKLYKYGDINFEDLNSEQSYNKSFCYSRSKLANILFTRELARRLEGTNVTVNVLHPGIVRTNLGRHIHIPLLVRPLFNLVSWAFFKTPVEGAQTSVYLASSPEVEGVSGKYFGDCKEEELLPKAMDESVARKLWDISEVMVGILK; this is encoded by the exons ATGGCCGTGGCCGCGGTAGCGGCACTCCTGGCCGCACTGAGTGGGGTCCTGTGGCTGGCGGCCCGGCGGTTCGTGGGGCCCGGCGTCCAGCAGCTGCACGGAGGCGGGGACTCGGGCCTCATGCACGGGAAGACCGTGCTGATCACCGGGGCGAACAGCGGCCTGGGCCGCGCCACCGCCGCCGCGCTGCTGCGCCTGGGCGCGCGGGTGATCATGGGCTGCCGCGACCGCGCGCGCGCCGAGGAGGCGGCGGGGCAGCTCCGCCGCGAGCTGCGCCAGGCCGGGGGCCGCGAGCCGGGCTCTGACGGCGGCGCGGCCGGCGAGCTGGTCGTCAGGGAGCTGGACCTCGCCTCGCTGCGCTCG GAAGAACCTAGACTGGACGTCTTAATCAACAACGCAGGGATCTTCCAGTGCCCTTACATGAAGACCGAAGATGGGTTTGAGATGCAGTTTGGAGTGAACCATCTGGGGCACTTTCTACTTACCAATCTTCTCCTTGGACTCCTCAAAAATTCAGCTCCTAGCAGGATTGTGGTAGTTTCTTCCAAACTTTATAAATATGGAGACATCAACTTTGAAGACTTGAACAGTGAACAGAGCTATAATAAAAGCTTTTGTTATAGTCGGAGCAAACTGGCTAACATTCTTTTTACCAGAGAACTAGCCCGCCGCTTAGAAGGCACAAACGTTACTGTCAACGTATTACATCCTGGTATTGTGCGGACGAATCTTGGCAGGCACATACACATTCCACTGTTGGTCAGACCACTTTTCAATTTGGTGTCCTGGGCTTTTTTCAAAACCCCAGTAGAAGGCGCCCAGACTTCAGTTTATCTAGCCTCTTCACCTGAGGTAGAGGGTGTGTCAGGAAAGTACTTTGGAGATTGTAAAGAGGAAGAGCTATTGCCGAAAGCTATGGATGAGTCTGTTGCTAGAAAACTCTGGGATATCAGCGAAGTCATGGTTGGCATATTAAAATAG